Proteins encoded in a region of the Prunus persica cultivar Lovell chromosome G4, Prunus_persica_NCBIv2, whole genome shotgun sequence genome:
- the LOC109948613 gene encoding (-)-germacrene D synthase-like: MSVPVSLSSDQPQTPKATPDDVNRRCANFSPSMWGYHFLSYASVETNIKAKQRAQELKEKVKMIIMAPVKKPSQKLDLIHDIQRLGVSHHFENEIEELLQQIHTSSHCNPESGDQETDNELYTAALRFRLLRQQGYNISCDIFNNFKDSDGKFKESLVNDVVGLLSLYEATHLRIHGEDILDEALTFTTTHLESATHRLSPVLLKQVTHALYQPFWKGLPRLETRHYLSLYQERDSHNETLLNFAKLDFNLLQQVHQRELSEISRWWKDLDFVNKLPFARDRVVESYFWASGVHFEPQYYLARGTLCKVTALLVIIDDIYDVCGTHEELELFTEAVERWDISAMDHLPEYMKVCYQALLDVYVEIEENLANEGNLYSIHYAREAMKVQVRAYLREAKWFHQKYTPTMDEYMSAALDTSYFTLATTSFVGMGDIATKDSMDWVFDDPKMVKAASLIGRIMNDIKSRQFEQKRGHVASAVECYMKEYGATEEEANIELRKQVNNAWKDINETYIQNTTIPMPLLLRILNLARVIEVLYKHGDGFTHAGIFLKDSVVSLFVEPVPL; encoded by the exons ATGTCTGTTCCAGTTTCACTTTCATCGGATCAACCTCAAACCCCTAAGGCCACTCCTGATGATGTTAATCGACGTTGTGCTAATTTTTCTCCGAGCATGTGGGGCTATCATTTTCTGTCATATGCTTCTGTG GAAACAAACATCAAAGCTAAGCAACGTGCCCAAGAACTGAAGGAAAAAGTGAAGATGATCATAATGGCTCCTGTTAAAAAGCCTTCACAAAAATTGGACTTGATTCATGACATCCAGCGCTTAGGTGTCTCTCACCATTTTGAAAATGAGATTGAGGAACTTCTGCAGCAGATTCACACCAGCTCCCATTGCAATCCTGAGTCTGGGGACCAAGAAACTGATAATGAGCTTTACACTGCAGCGCTCCGATTTCGATTACTCAGACAACAAGGTTATAATATTTCATGCG ATATATTCAATAATTTCAAGGACAGTGATGGGAAATTTAAGGAATCTCTGGTGAATGATGTAGTAGGACTTTTAAGCTTGTACGAAGCCACACATCTTAGGATCCACGGAGAGGATATACTTGATGAGGCCTTAACCTTCACCACCACTCATCTTGAATCCGCAACGCACCGTTTAAGCCCCGTACTATTGAAACAAGTCACTCATGCCCTGTACCAGCCATTCTGGAAGGGCTTGCCAAGGCTAGAAACAAGGCATTACCTGTCTCTCTATCAAGAACGCGATTCACATAACGAGACTCTCCTGAATTTCGCAAAGCTGGATTTCAATCTGCTGCAACAAGTTCATCAAAGAGAACTAAGTGAAATTTCAAG GTGGTGGAAGGACTTAGACTTTGTAAACAAGCTACCTTTTGCAAGAGACAGAGTAGTTGAGAGCTACTTTTGGGCTTCGGGAGTACACTTTGAGCCCCAATATTACCTTGCTAGGGGAACACTATGCAAAGTTACTGCTTTGTTAGTCATCATTGATGACATCTATGATGTGTGTGGCACACATGAGGAATTAGAGCTCTTTACTGAAGCTGTTGAAAG GTGGGACATATCTGCTATGGATCATCTGCCAGAATACATGAAAGTTTGCTATCAGGCACTATTGGATGTTTAcgttgaaattgaagaaaatcttgCAAATGAGGGAAACTTATATAGCATCCACTACGCAAGAGAAGCA ATGAAAGTCCAAGTTAGAGCTTACCTCCGAGAAGCCAAATGGTTCCATCAGAAATACACACCAACAATGGATGAATACATGTCGGCAGCGCTTGATACATCCTACTTCACGTTGGCAACCACATCCTTTGTTGGAATGGGAGATATTGCTACCAAAGACTCCATGGATTGGGTGTTCGACGACCCTAAAATGGTAAAGGCTGCATCATTAATTGGTAGAATCATGAATGACATCAAATCCCGCCAG TTTGAGCAAAAGAGAGGACATGTTGCCTCAGCTGTGGAATGCTACATGAAAGAATATGGTGccacagaagaagaagcaaatatCGAACTACGCAAGCAAGTGAATAATGCATGGAAGGACATAAACGAAACGTATATCCAGAACACCACCATCCCCATGCCCCTGTTACTGCGAATTTTGAATCTTGCACGTGTGATTGAAGTTTTATACAAGCATGGTGATGGCTTTACTCATGCTGGAATTTTTCTCAAGGATTCTGTAGTTTCTCTGTTTGTAGAACCTGTGCCCCTGTAG